One window of the Saccopteryx bilineata isolate mSacBil1 chromosome 2, mSacBil1_pri_phased_curated, whole genome shotgun sequence genome contains the following:
- the RANBP1 gene encoding ran-specific GTPase-activating protein — translation MAAAKDIHEDHDTSTENADESNHDPQFEPIVSLPEQEIKTLEEDEEELFKMRAKLFRFASENDLPEWKERGTGDVKLLKHKEKGTIRLLMRRDKTLKICANHYITSMMELKPNAGSDRAWVWNTHADFADERPKPELLAIRFLNAENAQKFKTKFEECRKEIEEREKKGGLGKNDNAEKVAEKLEALSVKEESKESEDETKEKAEEKQ, via the exons ATGGCGGCCGCCAAG GACATCCATGAGGACCATGATACCTCCACTGAGAATGCAGATGAGTCCAACCACGACCCCCAGTTTGAGCCTATAGTTTCTCTTCCTGAGCAAGAAATTAAAACGCTGGAAGAAGATGAAGAggagctttttaaaat GCGGGCAAAGCTCTTCCGATTTGCTTCAGAAAACGATCTCCCAGAATGGAAGGAACGTGGCACTGGTGACGTCAAGCTCCTGAAGCATAAGGAAAAAGGGACCATTCGCCTCCTCATGAGGAGGGACAAGACCTTGAAGATATGCGCCAACCACTATA TCACGTCAATGATGGAGCTGAAGCCAAACGCAGGCAGTGACCGTGCCTGGGTCTGGAACACCCATGCCGACTTTGCCGATGAGCGTCCCAAACCGGAGCTGCTGGCCATCCGCTTCCTCAATGCTGAAA ATGCACAGAAATTCAAGACAAAGTTTGAAGAATGCAGGAAAGAGAtcgaagagagagaaaagaaag GGGGATTGGGCAAAAACGATAATGCTGAGAAAGTGGCTGAAAAGCTAGAAGCTCTTTCGGTGAAGGAGGAGAGCAAGGAGTCTGAAGATGAGACCAAGGAGAAAGCCGAGGAGAAGCAATAA